The window ATCTCCTTTGCGTCGGCTGCCCTGAGCTCCTTGAGCCGCCGGACCTGCTGGCGCAGCCTGACCATCGTCGCTCTCGCGCTCGAGGCCCAAGTCCCCGCAACGCGCTCACCCAGCGGCACACCGACCTGAAGGCGGAGTTCGGTCCATCGCAGAACCGGGCGAGCTCGTCCCACTCGTGGGTCCCCCGTTGTTGAGGACGATGCGGTACAGCCCCAGCAGCAGCCTCACGTCATCAAGTTCGTCGAGCGTCACCGGCAGCCGCTCCGGTGGATTCGGCACCCGCCCTTCCTCCCGCCCAGAAGGGTTCAGTGCCGTCGGCCGTCAGGACGTGGGCGCGTCCAGGTTCGGCTTGCGCTCCACGTCCAGGACGTTCACGCCCTCGTCATCCGGAGCGCCGAACGCCTCGGCGATCACGCCGGTACCCGTGCCGGTGACCTCAAGAGCCAGGTGGCTGCCCAGTGCCCGCAGGTCCAGCCGCGCGCGGGGCGCGCCCGCGTGATCCGGCATCCGGTGGATCCGTGTCGCCGGGTAGCCCAGGCCGATCAGCGTCCTGCGCATCGCCGTATGGCTGGTGACGTCGGTGCCTGTGAACTTCTCGCTGATGCGCTTGATGTGCTCATCTCCGCTGCACTTCTCCACGCCCGACAGCGGTACTTCCTTCACCTCAGCGGGAGCCGGGGCGTCCGGGGCAGGCGTGGACTGGCCGTCCTCCACCGGAACCGGGATCTCCCCCTCGCCGTTCGGGGTGCCCGGCGGAGTCTCCCCCGGCCCGTAGGCCGGCGGGGCGGTTATGCCCTCGGCGCCCGGCAGGTCTTCCGGCCGGGGAGCGCTGCCGTCTCCTTCGTCGCTCGGGGCATCGGGGGTGCACTGCTGCGCGATGCGGTTCATCAGCTTGAGAAAGCGCACCTCGGATGCGCCGCCCGAAGGGCTGGCGGTGGAGACCGTGTTGCCCGCCGGGGACGAGTCGCTGCCCCCGCCCTGCGTGCCGCAGGCAGTGAGCACTAGGCAGCCGAGCGCGGCCAGCACGATGGGCTTGGGGAGGGATAGGGATCTCATGCGCGACATCATGCCGCGCGATTTTCGCGGTGTGTATGAGTACTCGTACTCATCTCCAACGCGACGTCAACACCCCCTGGAACTGGGGGTTTTGACTCCGCTTTACATCTCTTGCGCACATGCGTTCGCCCCGCTTAAGGTCCACGATCAATCGCGATCTCCACGATCGTGAAGAGAATGAGGGGGACCATCTTGCGAAGATTCGCCGCACTCCCTGTGGTGACCGCAGCATCCATAGCCATGCTGCTGCCGCAGCAGTCCGCTACGGCAGCCGAACCGCCCACCCCGCCACTCGACGCAGGCCAGATCCAGCCCATCGGCCCCGGCCTCTACACGTCATCCAACGACACCTACGAGATCGTCGAGAACGACGTCCCAGCCGGACTGATGGGCCGCTCCCACGCCGTCACCGGCCAGGCCTCCGGCGCCGCCCAAGCCCAGGACGCTCCCGCCGACCGTTCCGACCTCGGAGTGTTCGGACCGAGCTGGGAAGCCGAATTCCTCGGCGGCCAGCTCAACCGCAAGCTCGCGCCAAGCTCCGGGCGGATCACCGTCACCGACCTGGCCAGCAGCGAAACCATCCGCTACGACCTGACCGACTCCATCGCAGGCCCCGACGGCGGCAGCATCAACACCTACACGGCCACCGACGGCTCGACCCTCGTCGAGAACATCACCTGGGACGACCTGGCGGGTGACCTGAAGACCACCGTCACCGAAACCGTCAACGTCGACCTCAGCCAGGCAGGCGAAGGCGACACCGGCTTCGAGGACGCCTCCGGCAACCCCATCCCGGCCGCCGACACCAAGCCCACCTACACCTGGAAGCAGGTCGGCGGCAGCGGCGACACCTGGCGGGTCACCGCCGTCGGCAGCAAGGCGTTCAATTCCTCCACCGTCTCCTACGACGCCCAGGGCCGTGTCTCGACCGTGAGCAACCCCGCCGGGGGCGAAAACCCGGCGCAGTCGCTCAAGGTGACCTACTCCTCCGCCACCACCGCCTCCGGCTCGACACTTGGCGACGTGGCCGGTCAGGTGAAGGAGATCACCCTCACCTCCGGCAGCACCGTCCAGACGCTGGCCCGCTACTCCTACGACGGCTCCGGCCTGCTGCGCAAGGTCGCCAACCCCGCCGAGGGCAGCGACCTCAACGCCTACACCTACGACGCGTCCGACCGCGTCGCCACCGCCACCTCCGACGCCGGAGCCAAGTGGCAACTGGCCTACTCGGGTGACTCCGCCACCCCGGCCGCGACGGAGACCACCGGCACCGTCCCCGACGGCGGCAGCACCTTCGCAGGCGCCCCCAGCATCCAGCAGGGAGAGGGCGTCACCCCCGCTGCCGAGGACTTCACCGGCTCGGAGATCAACGAACCGCAGGCCAACCCGAGTTACTGCTACCACGCCGTCCACTGGATGTGGTACGTGTACAGCGGCTGCGCCACCAAGGTCGCCCACTACGGCTGGCACAACCCGTACTGGAAGCAGACCCCCACCGGATACTGGGTCGTCGGCATCAACCACGACCACTGCACCTCCGCCGCGGACAAGCCGGCCGGCTGGGACTTCCGTGCCGCCTGCGACGCGCACGACTACGGCTACGGCACCATCGGCAACGCCTACAAGGGCTACAAGTGGTACCTGGACAAGGGCAAGGGCCTCCAGGCCGACTCCGTCTTCTACACCACCCTGTACTCCTACACGTGCCCGGCCTACGCGCGTAAAACCGCCTGCCGCACCACGGCCTACAGCTACTACATGGCCGTGTACCTCTTCGGCAAGCCGAAGAATGGCGCCAACGCCACCTGATCCACCGGCTGCACCGCCCCGTTGACTGCGAAGGGGGGCGGGCAGCGAGAACCCCTCGTTGCCCGCCCTCCTTTTCGTGTGCCCAACACCCTTCCCCGATGGAGCAGTTCGTGAAGAGACCCGTATGGGCCTTGGTAGCCGCCACGGCGGCAGCCATGGTGTTCTCCGCCCTCCCCACCCACCTCAACCCGCTCACGGGAACCAGCCCCGTCTCCGCCGCCGAAGGCGACCCCGTCCCCCCCGCCCTGTTCGACAAGACCTCCGACGGCTCGACCATCCGCGTCAACGTCGTCACCGACCAGCGCGCCGACCTCTCCGGAGTGGCCGAAGCAGGCGAGTCCCTCGTCTCCTACGACACCCTCCCCCTGATCACCCTGCGCGTGGACAGCGCGGGCCTGACGGAACTCCAGTCCAAGCCCGGCGTCGTCGCCGTCAGCGAAGACATCGCCGTCCCGCCCACCCTGAACGAATCCACCGTCAAGATCGGCAGCGACAAGGCCGTCGCCGCCGGCAAGACCGGCAGCGGCGTCACTGTCGCGGTCCTCGACACCGGCATCGCCGCGCAGCACCCCTTCCTCACCGGCCGCGTCAAGGCCCAGGCGTGCTTCTCCGTCAACGACGCCACCTACGGCTCCACCAGCCTGTGTCCCAACGGCACCGCCCAGCAGGAAGGCACAGGAGTCGCCGACGCCGACACCGGCCCCTGCGCCACCCTCGGCACGGCCTGCTCCCACGGAACCCACGTCGCCGGAATCGCCGCCGGTGACGGCACCGGAATCTCGGGAGCACCTACGCGCGGTGTCGCTCCTGGTGCCGATCTCGTCTCCATCCAGGTGTTCTCCAAGTTCGACTCCGACAACTACTGCGGAGCCGGGAACAGCCCGTGCGTGCTCAGCTTCACCAGCTCCCAGATCAAGGGGCTGGAAAAGGTCCTGGCGCTGAAGAAGGCCGGAACCAACATCGTCGCCGCCAATATGAGCCTGGGCGCCGGACGCTGGACCGCAGCCTGCGCCAGCGACCCCCGCAAGGCCATCATCGACAGCCTGCGCACCGAGAACGTCGCCACCGTCGTCGCCGCCGGCAACAACGGCTACACCGACGCCGTCAACGCCCCCGGCTGCGTGGAATCCGCCGTCACCGTCGGCTCCACCACCGACGACGACCAGCTCTCCACGTTCACCAACCGTGGCCCGCTGCTGGACCTGTTCGCCCCCGGCACCTCCATCGTCTCCTCCGTGCCCGGCGGCACCTACGCTTCCAAGAACGGCACCTCCATGGCCGCCCCGCACGTGGCGGGCGCCCTCGCCGTCCTCAAGCAGACCCACCCGGACAAGAGCATCACGGATCTCGAGTCGCTGCTGAAGTCGACCGGGACGCCCATCACTGCCGATGGGGGCGTCACCATCCCCCGCATCGACGTCGGCAAGGCGGTCGGCGCGGCCGAGCCGGAGCCCGAGCCCGAGCCGGGCACCAAGCCGCTGCCCTCCCGGATCATCAATGACACGGACCAGGTCATTCCCGACCCCGGCACCGTGGAGTCGCCGATCAAGGTCAGTGGATTCACCGGCAACGCCCCCGGCGCGCTCCAGGTCACGGTGAACCTCACGCACGAATGGCTCGGCGAGGTGAAAATCGACCTGGTCGACCCGGACGGCAAGTCGTACGCCGTGAAGACGACGAACGGCACGGACCCCGGCGGCACGCTCAGCAAGACCTACACGGTCGACGCAAGTACGTCCCCGGCCAACGGCACCTGGAAGCTCCAGGTCCAGGACAAGTCCGCGGGCGCCGACGGCACCCTCGACAAGTGGTCGCTGACGTTCCCCTCGCACGAGAACCAGACCGACTTCACCATCCCCGACCCCGGCACCGTGGAGTCGCCGATCACCGTCAGCGGGCTCACCGGCTCCGCCCCGCAGGCGCTGCAGGCGTACGTGGACGCCACCCACGAATGGCTCGGTGACCTGGAAATCAGCCTGGTCGCCCCGGACAACAAGACGTACGCGCTCAAGTCGACGTCCTCGACGGAGACCGGCGGCACCATCCGCCAGCTCTACACCGTCGACGCCAGTGCCTCCCCGGCCAACGGCACCTGGAAGCTCCGCGTCAAGGACGCCTCCGCGGGCGCCGACGGCACCCTCAACGGCTGGGCGCTGACGTTCCCCGCCTCGTACGAGAACCAGACCGGCCATGCCGTCCCCGACCCCGGCACCGTGGAGTCGCCGATCACCGTCAGCGGGCTCACCGGCTCCGCTCCACAGGACCTGCAGGTGTACGTGGACGCCACCCACGAATGGCTCGGTGACCTGGAAATCAGCCTGGTCGC of the Streptomyces sp. T12 genome contains:
- a CDS encoding phospholipase A2; this encodes MTAASIAMLLPQQSATAAEPPTPPLDAGQIQPIGPGLYTSSNDTYEIVENDVPAGLMGRSHAVTGQASGAAQAQDAPADRSDLGVFGPSWEAEFLGGQLNRKLAPSSGRITVTDLASSETIRYDLTDSIAGPDGGSINTYTATDGSTLVENITWDDLAGDLKTTVTETVNVDLSQAGEGDTGFEDASGNPIPAADTKPTYTWKQVGGSGDTWRVTAVGSKAFNSSTVSYDAQGRVSTVSNPAGGENPAQSLKVTYSSATTASGSTLGDVAGQVKEITLTSGSTVQTLARYSYDGSGLLRKVANPAEGSDLNAYTYDASDRVATATSDAGAKWQLAYSGDSATPAATETTGTVPDGGSTFAGAPSIQQGEGVTPAAEDFTGSEINEPQANPSYCYHAVHWMWYVYSGCATKVAHYGWHNPYWKQTPTGYWVVGINHDHCTSAADKPAGWDFRAACDAHDYGYGTIGNAYKGYKWYLDKGKGLQADSVFYTTLYSYTCPAYARKTACRTTAYSYYMAVYLFGKPKNGANAT
- a CDS encoding proprotein convertase P-domain-containing protein, whose protein sequence is MEQFVKRPVWALVAATAAAMVFSALPTHLNPLTGTSPVSAAEGDPVPPALFDKTSDGSTIRVNVVTDQRADLSGVAEAGESLVSYDTLPLITLRVDSAGLTELQSKPGVVAVSEDIAVPPTLNESTVKIGSDKAVAAGKTGSGVTVAVLDTGIAAQHPFLTGRVKAQACFSVNDATYGSTSLCPNGTAQQEGTGVADADTGPCATLGTACSHGTHVAGIAAGDGTGISGAPTRGVAPGADLVSIQVFSKFDSDNYCGAGNSPCVLSFTSSQIKGLEKVLALKKAGTNIVAANMSLGAGRWTAACASDPRKAIIDSLRTENVATVVAAGNNGYTDAVNAPGCVESAVTVGSTTDDDQLSTFTNRGPLLDLFAPGTSIVSSVPGGTYASKNGTSMAAPHVAGALAVLKQTHPDKSITDLESLLKSTGTPITADGGVTIPRIDVGKAVGAAEPEPEPEPGTKPLPSRIINDTDQVIPDPGTVESPIKVSGFTGNAPGALQVTVNLTHEWLGEVKIDLVDPDGKSYAVKTTNGTDPGGTLSKTYTVDASTSPANGTWKLQVQDKSAGADGTLDKWSLTFPSHENQTDFTIPDPGTVESPITVSGLTGSAPQALQAYVDATHEWLGDLEISLVAPDNKTYALKSTSSTETGGTIRQLYTVDASASPANGTWKLRVKDASAGADGTLNGWALTFPASYENQTGHAVPDPGTVESPITVSGLTGSAPQDLQVYVDATHEWLGDLEISLVAPNGTTYALKSTSETETGGTLQQVYTVDASASPANGTWKLRVEDASSGATGTLNGWTLTL